A single region of the Thermococcus zilligii AN1 genome encodes:
- a CDS encoding inositol-3-phosphate synthase, which produces MVRVVILGQGYVASIFASGLEKIKAGKIKPYGVPLTDELPIKIRDIEIVGSYDVDASKVGKDLYEVVKAYDPEAPESLRGITIRKGVHLRSLRNLPIKATGLDDEMTLKEAVERLVSEWKELRPDVLVNVCTTEAFVPFGSREELEKAIAEDRKDRLTATQVYVYAAAKYAREVGGAAFVNAIPTLIANDPVYVELAKESNLVVFGDDGATGATPLTADILSHLAQRNRYVLDIAQFNIGGNQDFLALTDQERNRSKEFTKSSIVEDLLGYNAPHYIKPTGYLEPLDDKKFIAMHIEYVSFNGAHDELVVTGRINDSPALAGLLVDLARLGKMAVDRKEFGTVYEVNAFYMKNPGPKEARNIPRIIAYEKMRTWAGLKPRWL; this is translated from the coding sequence ATGGTCAGGGTTGTCATACTCGGACAGGGTTACGTTGCCAGCATCTTCGCGAGCGGGCTGGAGAAGATAAAGGCAGGAAAGATTAAGCCCTACGGTGTTCCACTTACCGATGAGCTGCCGATTAAAATCAGGGACATAGAGATAGTGGGCTCCTACGATGTAGACGCGAGTAAAGTGGGAAAAGACCTCTACGAAGTTGTTAAAGCCTACGACCCGGAAGCTCCGGAGAGCCTCAGGGGGATAACCATAAGGAAGGGCGTCCACCTGAGGAGCCTCAGGAACCTCCCGATTAAAGCCACCGGGCTCGACGACGAGATGACCCTCAAGGAGGCCGTTGAGAGGCTCGTCAGCGAGTGGAAGGAGCTCAGGCCTGACGTCCTCGTCAACGTCTGCACCACCGAGGCATTTGTCCCGTTCGGGAGCAGGGAAGAGCTCGAGAAGGCCATTGCGGAGGACAGAAAGGACAGGCTCACGGCAACTCAGGTTTATGTCTACGCGGCGGCAAAGTACGCCAGGGAGGTTGGAGGGGCGGCCTTCGTCAACGCGATTCCCACTTTGATAGCCAACGACCCCGTCTACGTTGAGCTCGCAAAGGAGAGCAACCTCGTTGTCTTCGGTGACGACGGAGCGACCGGTGCAACGCCGCTCACAGCTGACATACTCAGCCACCTCGCCCAGAGGAACCGCTACGTCTTAGATATAGCGCAGTTCAACATCGGCGGAAACCAGGACTTCCTCGCCCTGACGGACCAGGAGAGGAACAGGAGCAAGGAGTTCACGAAGTCGAGCATTGTTGAGGATCTGCTCGGTTACAACGCCCCGCACTACATCAAGCCCACCGGCTACCTTGAGCCGCTCGACGACAAGAAGTTCATAGCGATGCACATTGAGTACGTCTCCTTCAACGGTGCCCACGACGAGCTCGTCGTAACTGGGAGGATAAACGACAGCCCGGCCCTGGCCGGTCTCCTCGTCGACCTCGCCAGGCTCGGAAAGATGGCAGTTGACAGGAAGGAGTTTGGAACGGTTTACGAGGTCAACGCCTTCTACATGAAGAACCCGGGGCCGAAGGAGGCCAGGAACATACCGCGCATCATTGCCTATGAAAAGATGCGCACCTGGGCAGGGCTCAAGCCAAGGTGGCTTTGA